A region from the Deltaproteobacteria bacterium genome encodes:
- a CDS encoding MFS transporter has translation MHLRKKLFIVGLIFFAEGFPFGFLWDTLPVYFRIHGLSLRAIGFMSILSLPWSFKFLWAPAVDGIGQYRYWMGTCQLLMAIAVAALTFISPSSGSLPLWLCLMTLAFLAATQDIAIDAYSIEILETREMGVANGIRVSTYRVALLVAGGLFVAFGGWVGWRWCILLAACFIGLFSIYSFLLPPIQASRGQGSAIVIIEPLRDLLKRPRALQVLAFIFLYKLGDMAMGPMVRPFWVDRGLSTTEIGFITGTVGIVASISGALIGGGFTSRFGIFHGLWFLGLWQAVSNLGYAVVAHLPQTGHWGVYCASLIESFCGGLGTAAYLAFLMSICNKRWAATQYALLSALFGIARSLAGSLSGWATAGLGYGSYFTITFLLALPAYLLIMTVRPWLNECTLPGGEGGE, from the coding sequence CTGCACCTTCGCAAAAAGCTTTTCATTGTCGGCCTCATCTTCTTTGCAGAAGGCTTTCCCTTTGGTTTTCTCTGGGACACCTTGCCTGTTTATTTTCGCATCCACGGTTTGTCTCTTCGCGCCATCGGCTTCATGAGTATCCTGAGCCTGCCCTGGTCTTTCAAATTCCTCTGGGCGCCCGCGGTGGACGGCATTGGCCAGTACCGCTATTGGATGGGGACCTGCCAGCTGTTGATGGCCATCGCTGTTGCGGCACTGACATTCATCAGCCCGAGCAGCGGCTCTTTGCCGCTCTGGCTCTGTTTGATGACCCTGGCATTTCTTGCAGCCACGCAGGACATAGCCATTGATGCCTACAGCATTGAAATACTGGAAACCAGGGAAATGGGGGTGGCCAATGGCATTCGCGTCTCTACCTACAGAGTGGCTCTGCTCGTGGCCGGCGGACTCTTTGTGGCCTTCGGCGGCTGGGTAGGATGGCGCTGGTGTATTCTACTGGCGGCGTGTTTTATAGGTCTTTTTTCCATCTACAGTTTCTTGCTGCCCCCCATTCAAGCAAGCCGTGGCCAGGGCTCTGCCATCGTCATAATTGAGCCATTGCGGGACCTATTGAAGCGCCCCAGAGCCCTTCAGGTACTGGCCTTTATCTTTCTCTATAAACTTGGGGATATGGCCATGGGCCCCATGGTAAGACCTTTTTGGGTAGACCGTGGCCTGTCCACCACCGAGATAGGCTTCATTACCGGCACCGTCGGCATTGTAGCCTCAATTTCGGGAGCCCTGATTGGGGGCGGATTCACCAGCCGTTTTGGCATTTTCCACGGTCTCTGGTTTCTTGGCCTCTGGCAGGCCGTAAGCAACCTCGGCTACGCTGTAGTAGCCCACCTGCCGCAGACAGGGCACTGGGGCGTCTACTGCGCCTCCTTGATAGAATCATTCTGTGGCGGTTTGGGTACAGCAGCCTATCTGGCCTTTCTCATGAGCATCTGCAACAAGAGATGGGCAGCGACCCAGTATGCGTTGCTGTCAGCCCTTTTTGGCATCGCCCGCTCTCTTGCCGGCTCCTTGAGCGGCTGGGCTACAGCAGGACTCGGCTACGGCAGTTATTTCACCATTACCTTTCTCCTGGCTTTGCCTGCTTATCTGCTCATTATGACAGTGAGGCCCTGGTTGAATGAATGCACGCTGCCAGGGGGGGAAGGAGGAGAGTGA
- a CDS encoding thymidylate synthase, which yields MRPVFIEATTLPDSWFQIIWNLLDHGREWIIDRGSYAGQKRLELDYITVHVKHPGVRPLLPDIPAHLGIPNPVAEDYLDDYLPYLMTPEKATGEDYTYGERLAGGVGIDQIQTVIDTYKQYGFRNNQMIMTVGMPTDLQLEDPPCLRHIDTRIQDNHLHFFVYFRSWDAWNGYPANLGGIQLLKEYMAAEIGVEDGEMVVASKGLHIYDYAFDLARLRTYRTSEGESSTGK from the coding sequence TTGAGACCCGTTTTTATCGAGGCTACCACACTGCCTGATTCGTGGTTCCAGATCATCTGGAACTTGTTGGATCATGGTCGGGAATGGATCATAGACCGCGGCTCCTATGCCGGGCAGAAAAGGCTGGAGCTTGACTATATAACAGTTCACGTCAAGCATCCGGGAGTACGGCCGCTTTTGCCAGATATCCCTGCTCACCTTGGCATTCCCAATCCGGTGGCCGAGGATTACCTGGACGACTATCTGCCCTACCTGATGACCCCTGAGAAGGCCACAGGTGAAGACTACACTTACGGTGAACGGCTGGCAGGCGGAGTGGGCATAGACCAGATTCAGACGGTGATCGATACTTACAAGCAGTACGGCTTCAGAAACAACCAGATGATCATGACTGTGGGCATGCCTACTGATCTGCAACTGGAAGATCCCCCCTGCCTGCGTCATATCGACACTAGAATTCAGGACAACCACCTGCACTTTTTCGTATACTTTCGTTCCTGGGACGCCTGGAACGGATACCCGGCCAACCTGGGCGGCATTCAGTTGTTGAAAGAGTACATGGCTGCGGAAATCGGCGTGGAAGATGGTGAAATGGTAGTGGCGTCGAAGGGTCTCCATATATACGATTATGCATTCGATCTTGCCAGATTGAGAACCTACCGAACTTCTGAAGGCGAAAGTTCTACTGGAAAATAG